ATCTTCGACACGTCGGTGACCACGCCGAAGACGTTGGGGGTCTGGACGACGACGCAGGCGGTCTCGGCGTCGATCGCCTCGATGACCGCGGCCTCGGCGTCGATCGCGGCCGGCTGGCGGACGATCTCCATGCCCTCGGCGTGGGCGATGGTCTGGGTCGTGGCGGCGTAGTGCGGATGCAGGCCGCCCGAGAGGATCGCCTTCTCGCGGCGGGTCACCCGCTGGGCCATCATCACGGCCTCGGCGCAGGCGGTCGAGCCGTCGTACATCGAGGCGTTGGCCACATCGAGGCCGGTCAGGCGCGCGACCTGGGTCTGGAACTCGAACAGGACCTGCAGCGTGCCCTGGGCGATCTCGGGCTGGTAGGGCGTGTAGCTGGTCAGGAACTCGGACCGCTGGATGATGTGGTCCACGGTGGCCGGCACGTGGTGGCGGTAGGCGCCGGCGCCGCAGAAGAACGGCCCCGCCCCGGCGGCGCGGTTGAGGGCGGCGAGGCCGGAAAGCTCGCGCTCCACCTCCAGCTCGCCCGCGTGCGGCGCAAGGCCGATGGCCGGATTGCGCGCGGCCGCCGGCACGTCGGCGAACAGCGCGTCCACGTCGGGCGCCCCGATGACGCCGAGCATCTGCGCGCGGTCTTCGGGGGTGAGGGGCAGGTATCTCATCGGGTCAGATCCAGCAGGCGTGCGGCGTCCTCCGTTTCGTCATCCCCCGGTCGCGGAGCGATCCGGGGGGACCCATGCGGCGCTCGAGGCTCGGCTTGGGTCCCCCGGACCGGCCTTTGGCCGGCCGTGGGATGACGAACGGGATCGGCGTCAGGAATTGGCGACGAAGGCGTCGTAGGCGGCCTTGTCCATCAGGCCGTCCAGCTCGGCGGGGTCGGCGACCCGGACCTTGGCGAACCAGCCGCCGGCCTCGGGCTCGGCGTTGACGGTCTCGGGGGCGCCCGAGAGGGCCTCGTTCGCCTCGACCACCTCGCCGGTGACCGGGGCGTAGACGTCGGAGGCGGCCTTGACGCTCTCGACCACGGCGAAGGCGTCGCCGGCCTTCACCTGGCGGCCGACCTCGGGGACCTCGACGAACACCACGTCGCCGAGCTGCTCGGCGGCGTGGGCGGTGATCCCGATGGTGGCCACGTCGCCGTCGAGGGCGACCCACTCGTGATCCTTGGTGAAGCGCATGGGGTCTAGCTCCTGGGGATGGGTGCGCGGCCTGGCGCCCTCCTCCCCCGTCGGGGGAGGGGGACCATGCGCAGCATGGTGGTGGGGGCTTGCGGGCGAGCGCGGCGGACGGGGCTGGCCCCCTCCACCGCTGTCGCGGTCCCCCTCCCCCGACGGGGGAGGAGGGTGGATATCGATGTCGCCGCCGAGCCCATCACGACGCCTTGCGGACGTAGCGGTGGGGGACGAAGGGGGTCTTCACGACCTCGCAGGCCTGGGGCTTGCCGCGGACGATGACCTTCAGCTTCGTGCCGGCTTCCGAATGCAGCGGGGGCACGAAGGCCAGGGCGATGCCGGCGCGCAGGGTGGGGGAGAAGCCGCCCGAGGTGACGACGCCGATCACCTGGCCGGCCTCGTCGGCCACTTCCGCGCCCTCGCGGGCCGGGGCGCCTTCCAGCACCCTCAGGCCGACGCGGACGCGGGCGGGGCCCTCGGACAGCTCCTTGACGATCCGGGCCGCGCCCGGGAAGTCGCGCTGCTCGCGGCGGTTCCTGTTGATGGCGAAGGTCAGGCCCGCCTCGACCGGGCTGACGGTCTCGTCGAGGTCGTGGCCGTAGAGCGGCAGGCCGGCCTCCAGCCGCAGGGAATCGCGGGCGCCCAGGCCGATGGGCTTGACCCGCTCGTCGGCCAGCAGGGTGTTCCAGACGAAGGTCGCGGCATGGGCGGGGACCGAGA
The Phenylobacterium zucineum HLK1 genome window above contains:
- the gcvH gene encoding glycine cleavage system protein GcvH, translated to MRFTKDHEWVALDGDVATIGITAHAAEQLGDVVFVEVPEVGRQVKAGDAFAVVESVKAASDVYAPVTGEVVEANEALSGAPETVNAEPEAGGWFAKVRVADPAELDGLMDKAAYDAFVANS